The proteins below are encoded in one region of Paenibacillus sp. YYML68:
- a CDS encoding GNAT family N-acetyltransferase yields the protein MTSLIRAYTPEDLEACAVLYAAVFNAEPWLDEWDIPTAAAYLADVTQTPGFIGYVATTTTTTATTPCSDCRDSRIDGIILGNRRHWWRGDIAFIQEMCVASQLQGQGIGSQLLEAFRLDAQSQGIRNISLLTERHYAAASFYRRHGFKEAKNTRLLYRFISRPERRDDHDR from the coding sequence ATGACATCCCTCATACGCGCTTATACACCGGAGGACCTCGAAGCGTGCGCAGTCCTCTATGCCGCTGTATTCAACGCCGAGCCTTGGCTCGACGAGTGGGACATCCCGACGGCCGCGGCCTATCTGGCGGATGTTACACAGACGCCAGGCTTCATCGGCTATGTCGCCACAACCACGACCACGACCGCGACGACGCCCTGCAGCGACTGCCGAGACAGCCGGATCGATGGCATCATACTCGGCAACCGCAGACATTGGTGGCGGGGCGACATTGCGTTCATCCAAGAGATGTGCGTCGCGTCACAGCTTCAAGGGCAAGGCATCGGCAGCCAGCTGCTCGAGGCGTTCAGGCTCGACGCCCAGAGCCAAGGCATCCGCAACATCAGCCTGCTCACGGAGCGCCACTATGCGGCTGCCTCCTTTTACCGCAGGCATGGATTCAAGGAAGCGAAGAACACACGGTTGCTGTATCGGTTCATCAGCAGGCCGGAACGAAGGGATGATCACGACCGATGA
- a CDS encoding NAD(P)-dependent oxidoreductase encodes MSTIGFLGVGAMGSRMAMNLIRAGHTVRVYNRSSIKATPLHEQGAIVVQTPKEAAEEADFVISMVRDDAASKEVWLHSTDGAFQGIHQDAIAIECSTLSPAWIQELYTYSKERCYFLESPVIGTLPQAEAGSLISFVGGDKSIFQQARAVLVVNAKTMHHVGEIGSAAVCKLAINAQYSAQVAILAETLQLVKNYGLNILEDEALLSTLPTFSPALQVASKLIAQRNFRPMFPIELVAKDLEYALQAARSSGLHSPMMEAVRKQYQAAVDLGLGGDNIVAVAKLYAEESTL; translated from the coding sequence ATGAGTACGATTGGGTTCCTCGGAGTCGGTGCGATGGGTTCACGAATGGCGATGAACTTAATTCGAGCGGGGCACACTGTCCGCGTTTATAACCGATCCAGTATTAAAGCGACGCCTCTTCATGAACAAGGCGCTATCGTCGTTCAGACACCCAAAGAAGCGGCAGAAGAAGCTGATTTCGTTATTTCCATGGTTCGTGATGATGCTGCATCGAAGGAAGTCTGGCTCCACTCGACGGATGGAGCGTTTCAGGGGATACATCAGGACGCCATAGCTATCGAGTGCAGTACGCTATCGCCAGCATGGATTCAAGAACTTTATACCTACAGCAAGGAAAGATGCTACTTCTTAGAATCACCTGTTATCGGAACACTTCCTCAAGCGGAAGCCGGAAGTTTGATAAGCTTTGTCGGTGGAGATAAGTCCATCTTTCAACAGGCAAGAGCGGTTCTGGTCGTCAACGCGAAGACGATGCATCATGTCGGGGAAATCGGTTCTGCCGCCGTTTGTAAGTTAGCCATTAATGCTCAATACAGCGCACAGGTGGCAATCTTGGCCGAGACACTTCAACTTGTAAAGAACTATGGTCTGAATATACTCGAGGACGAGGCGTTGTTGAGTACCCTTCCTACCTTCAGTCCTGCCCTGCAAGTTGCCAGCAAATTAATCGCGCAGCGTAATTTCCGTCCTATGTTTCCGATTGAACTGGTTGCTAAGGATCTAGAATATGCCCTTCAGGCTGCACGTTCCTCTGGGCTACATTCTCCGATGATGGAAGCCGTACGGAAACAATATCAGGCGGCAGTTGATCTCGGACTCGGAGGAGATAACATTGTGGCAGTAGCCAAATTGTATGCAGAGGAGTCTACCCTATAA
- a CDS encoding GNAT family N-acetyltransferase, producing the protein MKNLDSHPAAPFIFKLVPMDASHGREICTWSYPPPYELYTWRPWELMAAQEEEFADPVLREEQYRAVLNEQDELIGFAQLFPLVGVTRLGLGLRPDLCGGGRGAAFTRAIAEEASRLHPEHEIDLEVLTWNERAVRAYEKAGFRITDTYERHTPSGPAEFHCMVWHATSPRALPESKGDAP; encoded by the coding sequence ATGAAAAACCTTGATTCACATCCAGCTGCGCCATTCATCTTCAAGCTCGTCCCCATGGACGCCTCACATGGCCGAGAAATATGCACCTGGAGCTACCCGCCACCCTATGAGCTGTACACATGGAGACCGTGGGAGCTGATGGCTGCGCAGGAGGAGGAGTTCGCCGACCCTGTGCTGCGCGAGGAGCAATATCGGGCCGTCCTGAACGAGCAGGACGAGCTAATCGGCTTCGCCCAGCTGTTCCCGCTCGTCGGCGTCACACGTCTTGGACTCGGGCTGCGGCCGGACCTGTGCGGAGGCGGGCGCGGCGCAGCGTTCACGCGGGCGATTGCCGAGGAGGCGAGTCGGCTTCACCCCGAGCATGAGATCGACCTTGAAGTGCTGACATGGAACGAGCGTGCCGTTCGCGCTTATGAGAAGGCGGGCTTTCGCATTACGGATACGTATGAACGACATACACCCAGCGGTCCAGCCGAGTTCCACTGCATGGTATGGCACGCCACGTCTCCACGAGCTCTACCTGAGTCAAAAGGTGATGCCCCATGA
- a CDS encoding sulfurtransferase — translation MVTIVSREWLFEHGTDEHVIVMDCRYVLGSPDAGRSAYAVEHIPNAVFIDMEHDLSGPKGAHGGRHPLPDIQELAGKLGRLGVGPDAHVIAYDDQGGAMAARLWWLLVYMGHDRVSILDGGYTAWKEAGYPVTDDTPIVHPVEFAANVRSDMLVTVDDVKQRLERRDVVLIDSREARRYEGIEETIDKKAGHIPGAINRFWKEGLNERGLWRTPDEQKQRFAELGEAQEVIVYCGSGITACPNVLALKQAGIEQVKLYAGSWSDWISYEDNPVATGKE, via the coding sequence ATCGTGACGATCGTAAGTCGAGAATGGTTATTTGAGCATGGGACCGATGAGCATGTCATCGTGATGGATTGCCGCTACGTGCTGGGCAGTCCGGATGCAGGGCGGAGCGCTTACGCGGTGGAGCATATTCCGAATGCGGTGTTCATCGATATGGAGCACGATCTATCCGGCCCGAAGGGGGCGCACGGAGGACGGCATCCGCTGCCGGACATTCAGGAGCTTGCAGGCAAGCTCGGTCGACTCGGCGTCGGACCTGACGCCCACGTGATCGCGTATGACGACCAAGGCGGGGCGATGGCTGCGCGGCTCTGGTGGCTGCTCGTCTATATGGGGCATGATCGGGTGTCCATCTTGGACGGCGGCTATACGGCATGGAAGGAAGCGGGCTACCCTGTAACCGACGATACGCCGATTGTTCATCCTGTAGAGTTCGCAGCGAACGTTCGTTCGGATATGCTGGTAACTGTGGACGATGTGAAGCAGCGCCTTGAGCGCCGCGATGTCGTGCTGATCGATTCGAGAGAGGCTCGCAGGTACGAGGGGATCGAGGAGACGATCGACAAGAAGGCCGGACACATTCCCGGGGCGATCAACCGATTCTGGAAGGAAGGCTTGAACGAGCGCGGCCTGTGGAGGACGCCTGACGAGCAGAAGCAGCGGTTCGCGGAGCTCGGCGAAGCGCAGGAAGTGATCGTGTACTGCGGCTCCGGCATTACAGCCTGCCCGAACGTGCTGGCGCTGAAGCAAGCTGGCATCGAGCAGGTGAAGCTGTACGCGGGCAGCTGGAGCGATTGGATTTCGTATGAGGACAATCCGGTGGCGACGGGCAAAGAATAG
- a CDS encoding EAL domain-containing protein, which produces MTGLNAQALFPLANEICPYFQPILSLQTQRIVGFEALGRQVRHGEVKSLGSFFHDSTVGDEQHLRVDRVIRDKAIARMADVEGEGELADSIGTPWLFLNVKPSWIYRRLSRVRDLPTLRMAARHGLDPSRLVIEITEEQFIGNLEELTEMIGFYRLAGCRIAIDDIGSGYSHYDRIAALKPHILKIDLNLLRKGRQDSGYDALLKSYSILAAQMGSSLLVEGVETVEDLTYAIKVGAKYVQGYLFSPAKADLQPAHSYEALLRMCIARHTQHELNVQRRLLREVDKLAAVIPRDTVVLTTQEADALLTRLAPLVGESVTRMYVCREEGFQISSNATRSGEDCWQLDPQYVGRNWIWRPYFIPTVVQMKHQRQGVLSQEYIDLETSRTMRTYSHPISETCFLFVDLCV; this is translated from the coding sequence ATGACAGGCTTGAACGCACAGGCGCTCTTTCCTTTAGCTAACGAGATATGCCCGTACTTTCAGCCCATACTCTCGCTACAGACGCAGCGGATTGTCGGCTTTGAAGCGTTAGGTCGTCAAGTTAGACACGGAGAGGTGAAGTCGCTCGGTTCTTTTTTTCACGACAGTACGGTCGGGGATGAGCAGCACTTGAGGGTTGATCGTGTCATTCGGGATAAGGCCATCGCGAGAATGGCTGACGTTGAAGGAGAGGGGGAGCTTGCGGACTCCATTGGGACCCCGTGGCTCTTCCTGAATGTGAAGCCGTCGTGGATCTATCGCAGATTAAGCCGGGTGCGGGACTTGCCGACGCTGCGAATGGCGGCCCGACATGGCTTGGATCCGTCGCGCCTCGTGATCGAGATTACGGAGGAGCAGTTCATCGGCAATCTCGAGGAGCTGACGGAGATGATCGGCTTCTATCGGCTGGCCGGCTGTCGAATTGCGATTGACGATATCGGCAGCGGCTATAGCCACTACGATCGGATTGCGGCGCTGAAGCCTCATATTCTCAAGATTGACCTGAATCTGCTGCGGAAGGGGCGACAAGATTCAGGCTACGATGCACTGTTGAAATCGTACTCCATTCTAGCTGCACAGATGGGCTCGTCCTTGCTCGTGGAAGGTGTAGAGACGGTAGAGGACTTGACCTACGCAATCAAGGTCGGAGCCAAGTATGTGCAGGGCTACTTGTTCTCTCCAGCCAAGGCTGACCTGCAGCCCGCACATAGCTACGAAGCGTTGCTGCGGATGTGTATCGCCCGTCATACGCAGCACGAGCTGAACGTTCAGCGAAGATTGCTGAGAGAGGTCGACAAGCTCGCAGCCGTGATCCCGCGCGATACGGTCGTTCTCACCACACAGGAGGCGGATGCTCTGCTGACCCGACTTGCTCCACTCGTCGGCGAGAGCGTCACACGGATGTACGTATGCCGTGAGGAGGGCTTCCAGATCTCGTCCAATGCGACGAGGTCAGGAGAGGACTGCTGGCAGCTTGATCCGCAATATGTCGGGAGGAATTGGATCTGGCGACCGTACTTCATTCCGACGGTGGTGCAGATGAAGCATCAGCGGCAAGGTGTGCTGTCGCAGGAATATATCGATCTGGAGACGTCCCGCACGATGCGAACGTATTCCCATCCCATTAGCGAGACTTGCTTCTTATTCGTGGACCTCTGTGTGTAG
- a CDS encoding LysR family transcriptional regulator has product MDTKKIEIFIDLMNKRSITAVADERDVNAATISRAIKSLEEELNIQLFHRTTRRIEPTEAGFIFYENMEPLLHEIQHAEQLVSEMNRHPRGLLRIACPVSFAQHNITPLLAEFSKRYPDLQYELILTDTALDLVSEHIDVAIRVGPMPLHTNKSIISHKLCDMVTRVCASPEFVREHGRPSLPEEMENYPCLLLNLTGFYRNRWVFTNKEGIMTEVSLTKELLRTSNAMALKQCAMQGMGITLLALWMVGQELKKGTLVDLFPEHTITSSNEEASAWIMYPARSYIPQKIRAFVQYIQECFANGSPWER; this is encoded by the coding sequence ATGGATACCAAAAAAATTGAAATCTTCATTGATCTCATGAACAAGCGTAGTATTACTGCTGTTGCTGATGAACGGGATGTTAATGCAGCAACCATCTCCAGGGCGATTAAAAGTTTGGAGGAAGAACTGAACATTCAATTGTTTCATCGCACGACTCGCCGGATTGAGCCGACGGAAGCGGGTTTTATTTTCTATGAGAACATGGAACCGTTACTCCACGAAATTCAGCATGCGGAACAACTGGTAAGTGAAATGAACCGACACCCGCGGGGCCTGCTGCGAATTGCTTGTCCAGTAAGTTTTGCGCAGCACAACATTACACCGCTGCTTGCGGAGTTCTCCAAGCGGTACCCTGATCTGCAGTATGAATTAATTCTTACAGATACTGCGTTGGATCTCGTCTCTGAACACATCGATGTTGCTATTCGAGTTGGGCCGATGCCACTTCATACTAATAAATCTATCATATCTCATAAATTGTGCGATATGGTTACTCGCGTCTGTGCCTCTCCCGAATTCGTTCGCGAACATGGCAGACCGAGCTTGCCCGAGGAGATGGAGAATTATCCTTGCTTGCTCTTGAACCTGACAGGATTTTATCGGAATAGATGGGTATTTACGAATAAGGAAGGGATAATGACAGAGGTTAGCTTAACAAAGGAACTGCTTAGGACGTCCAACGCGATGGCGTTGAAACAATGTGCGATGCAAGGTATGGGGATAACACTGCTAGCGTTGTGGATGGTTGGACAAGAACTTAAGAAGGGGACGCTTGTAGATTTGTTTCCAGAGCATACAATTACTTCTTCGAATGAGGAGGCATCGGCCTGGATCATGTACCCGGCACGAAGCTATATTCCCCAGAAAATAAGAGCATTCGTTCAATACATACAAGAGTGCTTCGCGAATGGGTCACCATGGGAACGGTAA
- a CDS encoding DEAD/DEAH box helicase, whose product MDSMIDTTAIRVSIRWTAHDAFFVWGTRHNGAVCDANDLRDWLFAWHAPSFYGTFIEVTEAAEVEGLALPALEALDYLAAPTAVQHQALEFAPELAELTKLAPHVKDALRQGRFMPDFAKWKAGELGWKLELPEEAAAWAASVPAQRWMERLIPLWIEADGVMREHLKKLERSFPLLRSGQLAEDVWMDEEDWLVSIGWQSDGTPFRTCLRLEEPAMPDGDWPLRVVLQDRSDKERTVELTASVPSQWAAAVSTAETDSDSGDSSAASARGGTAVIGDDSLAVSVDSTDSTVTDPHIPAPPGAELLPEAWQPHVSRASRDTAKWTRMLPLLAAKDGETLRDSLTSDEAWELLSKGSLRLMEAGYSVFLPAWWERIRKWRPRLKAKIKSSVGTGPEAMLGLGQLMRFDWKIALGDLVLTEEQFLELLQQKSKLVQINGQWVQLDPAHLAQMQQVMAQVHKKQGLSLRDVLELHLLGSSEGEEEKDFHRSLAMEVELNDQLQELVDLLNHTKRPPLLEPPDSFRGTLRPYQVEGISWLLFLRECGLGGCLADDMGLGKTIQMITYLLHVREQRKQSEVGQPDSGSLAEATRAPWPVTSPTSPVGDAAGPPAPVTAALLICPTSVLGNWQKELQRFAPALRVHLHYGSSRAKGPAFTAIAHEYDVVLTTYTLSHLDEAELTTVEWEAICLDEAQNIKNAYTKQASSIRALHGRHRIALTGTPIENRLTELWSIFDFLNPGYLGTLREFTQRYVNAIERTQDNELIGKVQRLIRPFLLRRVKKDPSIQLDLPEKHEYKTYVSLTAEQAGLYENYIRDMFERLDKLSTMERRGLILAALTKLKQLCNHPGLIEAGAAAATRLSWKNRSNKLERLIEMVHELRQEGDKCLIFTQFVETGQLLTYALEEEFGGKVPFLHGGTPRTDRERMIDAFQESGSTEAQHAGIFILSLKAGGTGLNLTAANHVFHFDRWWNPAVENQATDRAFRIGQTRHVQVHKFVTLGTLEERIDEMIDKKLGLSQQIVGSGEQWITELSTDDLKDLFALRSEWVE is encoded by the coding sequence ATGGATTCCATGATCGATACGACCGCTATACGCGTCAGCATACGATGGACCGCGCACGACGCCTTCTTCGTGTGGGGAACGCGCCACAACGGTGCCGTCTGCGACGCCAACGACCTGCGAGATTGGCTGTTCGCCTGGCATGCGCCTTCGTTCTATGGAACGTTCATCGAGGTGACGGAGGCTGCCGAGGTGGAGGGTCTCGCGCTGCCTGCGCTGGAGGCACTCGATTACTTGGCAGCACCGACGGCTGTGCAGCATCAGGCGCTCGAATTCGCGCCCGAGCTGGCTGAGCTGACGAAGCTCGCGCCGCATGTGAAGGACGCGCTGCGGCAAGGCCGCTTCATGCCGGACTTCGCGAAGTGGAAGGCCGGGGAGCTCGGCTGGAAGCTGGAGCTGCCCGAGGAGGCGGCCGCCTGGGCCGCCTCCGTGCCTGCCCAGCGCTGGATGGAGCGGCTGATCCCACTCTGGATCGAAGCCGACGGCGTCATGCGCGAGCATCTGAAGAAGCTCGAGCGGTCGTTCCCGCTGCTGCGCAGCGGCCAGCTGGCGGAGGATGTGTGGATGGACGAGGAGGATTGGCTCGTCTCGATCGGCTGGCAGTCGGACGGGACTCCGTTCCGTACGTGCCTTCGCTTAGAGGAGCCAGCTATGCCGGACGGCGACTGGCCGCTGCGCGTAGTGCTGCAGGACCGCAGCGACAAGGAGCGCACGGTCGAGCTGACCGCGTCCGTGCCGAGCCAATGGGCGGCGGCTGTAAGTACAGCCGAGACGGATAGTGACAGCGGCGATAGCAGTGCTGCCAGCGCGCGCGGAGGCACGGCCGTGATAGGCGATGACAGCCTCGCAGTAAGCGTGGACAGCACGGACAGCACAGTCACAGACCCTCACATACCCGCGCCCCCCGGTGCCGAGCTGCTGCCCGAGGCGTGGCAGCCGCACGTCAGCCGCGCCTCGCGCGACACGGCCAAGTGGACGCGCATGCTCCCGCTGCTCGCGGCCAAGGACGGCGAGACGCTGCGCGACTCGCTAACGAGCGACGAAGCGTGGGAGCTGCTCTCCAAGGGGAGCCTCCGCTTGATGGAGGCCGGCTACTCGGTCTTCCTGCCGGCCTGGTGGGAGCGCATCCGCAAGTGGCGGCCGCGGCTGAAGGCGAAGATCAAGTCGTCGGTCGGCACAGGACCTGAGGCGATGCTCGGACTTGGCCAGCTGATGCGCTTCGACTGGAAGATCGCGCTCGGCGACCTCGTGCTGACCGAGGAGCAATTCCTCGAGCTGCTCCAGCAGAAGAGCAAGCTCGTGCAGATCAACGGCCAGTGGGTGCAGCTGGACCCTGCCCATCTGGCGCAGATGCAGCAGGTGATGGCGCAGGTGCACAAGAAGCAGGGCCTCTCGCTGCGCGACGTGCTCGAGCTGCACCTGCTCGGCTCCAGCGAGGGCGAGGAGGAGAAGGACTTCCATCGTTCACTAGCGATGGAGGTGGAGCTGAACGACCAGCTGCAGGAGCTGGTCGATCTGCTGAACCATACGAAGCGGCCGCCTCTGCTCGAGCCGCCTGACTCGTTCCGCGGCACGCTGCGTCCGTATCAGGTGGAGGGCATCTCCTGGCTGCTATTCCTGCGCGAGTGCGGCCTCGGAGGCTGTCTAGCCGACGACATGGGTCTTGGCAAGACGATCCAGATGATTACGTATCTACTCCATGTGCGCGAGCAGCGCAAGCAGAGCGAGGTCGGTCAACCCGACAGCGGCTCCTTAGCCGAGGCTACCCGTGCGCCATGGCCGGTCACAAGCCCGACATCGCCCGTAGGTGATGCGGCAGGTCCGCCTGCGCCAGTCACGGCAGCGCTGCTCATCTGCCCGACGTCGGTGCTCGGCAACTGGCAGAAGGAGCTGCAGCGCTTCGCACCTGCGCTGCGCGTCCACCTGCATTACGGCTCGAGCCGAGCCAAGGGCCCTGCATTCACCGCCATCGCGCACGAGTACGACGTCGTGCTGACGACATATACGCTGTCGCATCTCGATGAAGCGGAGCTGACGACCGTCGAGTGGGAGGCGATCTGCCTCGACGAAGCGCAGAACATTAAGAACGCGTATACGAAGCAGGCGTCGTCGATCCGCGCGCTGCACGGTCGTCATCGCATCGCTCTGACGGGTACGCCGATCGAGAACCGACTGACCGAGCTGTGGTCGATCTTTGATTTTCTCAATCCGGGATACTTGGGAACGCTTCGGGAATTCACCCAGCGCTACGTGAATGCAATCGAGCGGACGCAGGACAACGAGCTGATCGGCAAGGTGCAGCGGCTCATTCGCCCATTCCTGCTGCGTAGGGTGAAGAAGGACCCCTCCATCCAGCTCGACCTGCCGGAGAAGCACGAATACAAGACGTACGTCTCGCTTACGGCCGAGCAAGCTGGATTGTATGAGAACTACATCCGCGACATGTTCGAACGTCTGGATAAGCTATCGACGATGGAGCGCAGAGGGCTCATCTTAGCTGCGCTGACGAAGCTGAAGCAGCTGTGCAACCACCCTGGACTCATCGAGGCAGGGGCAGCCGCAGCGACCCGACTATCGTGGAAGAACCGCTCGAACAAGCTCGAGCGATTAATCGAGATGGTGCACGAGCTTCGGCAGGAGGGGGATAAGTGCTTGATCTTCACCCAATTCGTAGAAACCGGCCAATTGCTCACCTACGCGCTGGAGGAGGAGTTCGGGGGCAAGGTGCCGTTCCTGCACGGCGGTACGCCTCGAACCGATCGCGAACGTATGATCGATGCCTTCCAGGAGTCGGGCAGCACAGAGGCACAACACGCCGGTATCTTCATCCTATCGCTCAAGGCGGGCGGCACTGGGTTAAATCTGACTGCGGCTAACCACGTGTTCCACTTCGACCGTTGGTGGAATCCGGCCGTAGAGAACCAGGCGACCGACCGAGCGTTCCGCATCGGCCAGACCCGTCACGTGCAGGTGCACAAGTTCGTAACGCTCGGGACGCTTGAGGAGAGAATCGATGAGATGATCGACAAGAAGCTCGGCCTCAGCCAGCAGATCGTCGGCAGCGGCGAGCAATGGATTACGGAGCTGTCGACCGACGATCTGAAGGACTTGTTCGCTCTGCGCAGCGAGTGGGTAGAGTGA
- a CDS encoding putative holin-like toxin, with the protein MTLMIGFGAFIVALLTLVVAIVVAFDQKK; encoded by the coding sequence TTGACATTGATGATCGGTTTTGGCGCGTTTATTGTAGCGCTGCTGACGCTGGTTGTTGCCATTGTCGTAGCGTTTGACCAAAAGAAATAG
- a CDS encoding 4a-hydroxytetrahydrobiopterin dehydratase, with translation MSRERLNAAELAQRLTGLAGWVQEEEGSKWIVKSYRFPAFMDGIAFVGEAARLSEAANHHPMIAIDYKKVTLRLTTWSAGGLTELDLELAARFDEAYASYR, from the coding sequence GTGAGCAGGGAGAGGCTGAATGCGGCAGAGCTGGCTCAGCGGCTCACTGGACTTGCAGGCTGGGTGCAGGAGGAGGAAGGGTCGAAGTGGATCGTCAAGTCGTACCGCTTCCCTGCGTTCATGGACGGCATCGCGTTCGTGGGCGAGGCTGCGCGGCTGTCCGAGGCGGCGAATCATCACCCGATGATCGCCATCGATTATAAGAAGGTGACGCTGAGGCTGACGACGTGGAGCGCCGGAGGCTTGACCGAGCTCGACCTCGAGCTGGCCGCTAGGTTCGATGAGGCGTATGCATCCTATAGGTAG
- a CDS encoding AraC family transcriptional regulator, producing the protein MSGSDMAITMVYPIMKAVAHKGLDPEVFCRYASFDAALLHNADARIDSEELVRLMTAAAEYTQDEHFGMYQGQVTELADLGMLGSVLLHSATIADALSAYERYHTIVCSGFNISWHTAGGELVLRLFAEEPGALSRHCAEDMAVSLYRIMSGLSLRRVTVRGVQFAHAAPADVRPYMAAFGVLPTFEQQEHVLRIPKEVLEYPVVYADARLRSLFESLARETLEKLIGADTFSGQVVTWIRACMPRFFPTLLQTAEHFGVSTRTVQHKLKEEHTSYQELSVQVRKELAMGYLRRREYSIGDVAYVLHFSEPSAFQLAFKRWTGLTPGQYRLQEQQ; encoded by the coding sequence ATGAGCGGTTCGGACATGGCGATTACGATGGTATATCCGATCATGAAGGCTGTCGCACATAAAGGGCTTGATCCAGAAGTCTTCTGCCGCTATGCCTCGTTCGATGCAGCGCTGCTGCACAATGCAGACGCGCGGATCGACAGCGAGGAGCTCGTCAGACTGATGACGGCGGCGGCCGAATATACACAAGACGAGCACTTCGGAATGTATCAGGGGCAAGTAACCGAGCTTGCCGATCTTGGCATGCTCGGCAGTGTTCTGCTGCATTCGGCTACGATTGCCGATGCGCTGTCTGCGTATGAGCGCTACCATACGATTGTGTGCAGCGGGTTCAACATTAGCTGGCATACTGCCGGGGGTGAGCTGGTGCTGCGTCTGTTCGCGGAGGAGCCGGGAGCGCTCTCCCGACATTGTGCTGAGGATATGGCGGTCTCGTTGTACCGCATCATGAGCGGACTCAGTCTTCGCCGCGTGACGGTACGTGGTGTACAGTTCGCCCATGCTGCGCCTGCCGACGTGCGTCCGTACATGGCGGCCTTCGGGGTGCTGCCGACGTTCGAACAACAGGAGCATGTGCTGCGTATACCTAAGGAAGTGCTGGAATACCCAGTCGTGTATGCGGATGCACGACTGAGGTCCCTATTTGAGTCGCTTGCGCGGGAGACGCTGGAGAAGCTGATCGGGGCCGATACGTTCTCGGGCCAGGTAGTCACGTGGATTCGTGCCTGTATGCCGAGGTTCTTCCCGACACTGCTTCAGACAGCGGAGCACTTCGGTGTCAGCACGCGCACCGTACAGCATAAGCTGAAGGAGGAGCATACGTCGTACCAAGAGCTGTCCGTTCAGGTGAGGAAGGAGCTGGCGATGGGGTATTTGCGGAGGCGGGAATATTCGATCGGGGATGTGGCGTATGTACTGCATTTCTCCGAGCCAAGTGCGTTCCAGCTTGCCTTCAAGCGATGGACGGGACTGACGCCGGGGCAGTACCGATTGCAGGAGCAGCAGTAG
- a CDS encoding peroxiredoxin-like family protein produces the protein MSSLNDKLAAVTTEFLEKAPDFALQEPAGSVVRLYEELKKGPVILVFYRGAWCPYCNLTIAAYQSALDKIHASGAQLIAISPQKPDSSLTMKERHDLQFHVLSDTGNNVADAYNLTFTLQDELIEAYTKLGINLPDFNGNEHWLLPIPATYVINQEGYISYAYTNMDHTQRADPTDILNHIKLQ, from the coding sequence ATGAGTTCATTAAACGATAAGTTAGCAGCAGTCACAACCGAATTTTTGGAGAAAGCACCGGACTTCGCTTTGCAAGAGCCAGCCGGAAGCGTTGTACGCTTATATGAGGAATTGAAAAAGGGGCCTGTCATTCTTGTGTTCTATCGTGGGGCATGGTGTCCATACTGTAACTTGACAATAGCAGCTTACCAAAGTGCGCTCGACAAAATTCATGCCTCTGGAGCACAGTTGATCGCTATCAGCCCACAGAAGCCAGATTCATCTTTGACGATGAAAGAAAGACACGACCTGCAGTTCCATGTGCTTAGCGATACAGGGAATAACGTAGCTGATGCTTACAACCTAACATTCACTCTTCAGGATGAACTGATTGAAGCATACACGAAGCTAGGCATCAACCTGCCTGATTTTAACGGTAACGAACATTGGCTGTTGCCAATTCCAGCCACTTACGTTATCAATCAAGAAGGGTATATAAGCTATGCTTATACGAATATGGATCATACCCAACGGGCGGATCCCACAGACATCCTCAACCACATCAAGCTTCAATAA
- a CDS encoding NAD(P)H-dependent oxidoreductase, with translation MNILIINGHPDQSSFCAALTASYMEGAASGGAKVRRLDVGQLAFDPNLKHGYSQRTELEPDLVQAQELIRWADHLVFVYPTWWGTPPAILKGFIDRVFLPGFAFKHREGSLLWDKLLSGKSARLIVTSDTPAWYDRFIYKNAGHSIMKRNILGFCGVKPVRVTPIGPVRPSTEAHRAKWLSEVKALGARRG, from the coding sequence ATGAACATTCTCATTATTAACGGACATCCGGATCAATCCAGCTTCTGCGCAGCACTTACCGCTTCCTATATGGAGGGTGCCGCTTCGGGAGGAGCGAAGGTTCGCCGACTCGACGTCGGTCAGCTCGCCTTCGACCCCAATCTGAAGCACGGCTACAGCCAGCGCACCGAGCTCGAGCCTGACCTCGTGCAGGCACAGGAGCTCATTCGCTGGGCTGATCATCTCGTCTTCGTCTATCCGACGTGGTGGGGTACGCCACCAGCTATACTCAAGGGCTTCATCGACCGTGTCTTCCTGCCCGGCTTCGCCTTCAAGCACCGCGAGGGCTCCCTGCTGTGGGATAAGCTGCTCTCAGGCAAGTCCGCGCGTCTCATCGTGACGAGCGACACCCCGGCCTGGTATGATCGCTTCATCTACAAGAATGCGGGCCACAGCATCATGAAGCGCAATATACTCGGCTTCTGCGGCGTTAAGCCTGTACGTGTCACCCCTATCGGGCCGGTCCGTCCGTCGACGGAGGCACATCGCGCCAAGTGGCTCAGCGAGGTGAAGGCGCTTGGCGCAAGGCGGGGGTAG